The proteins below are encoded in one region of Phaseolus vulgaris cultivar G19833 chromosome 1, P. vulgaris v2.0, whole genome shotgun sequence:
- the LOC137813399 gene encoding replication protein A 32 kDa subunit A produces MFSSSQFDAATAFSGGGFMSSQPSNLNDSSPAPSKSRETQGLVPVTVKQISEASQTGDEKSNFVINGVDLNNVTLVGMVFEKVERNTDVNFVLDDGTGRIKCRRWVNETFDTKEMEEVMNGMYVRVFGHLKSFQGVRQLVAFSVRPVTNFDEIPFHFIDSIYYHLRSKMKLEGITSTNPLYVSSFNTPVKNAPNGSQAPPSNPAYAQYSVDGLKDCDKLIIDYLKQHSDISDEFGKHVNELSRELKLPMDRIMLSLKTLVDDGLVYSTIDDYHYKQV; encoded by the exons ATGTTCTCCAGCTCCCAATTCGATGCAGCCACAGCCTTCTCCGGCGGTGGATTCATGTCCTCTCAGCCGTCTAACCTCAACGATTCCTCTCCCGCACCGTCAAAA AGCCGCGAAACTCAGGGTTTGGTGCCGGTGACGGTGAAGCAGATAAGTGAAGCCTCTCAAACCGGTGACGAAAAGTCGAATTTCGTGATCAATGGTGTAGATCTGAACAAT GTAACACTAGTCGGGATGGTGTTTGAGAAAGTTGAGCGAAACACCGATGTCAATTTTGTTTTGGACGATGGAACTGGACGAATAAAATGCCGAAGATG GGTTAATGAGACTTTTGACACAAAGGAAATGGAGGAAGTAAT GAATGGTATGTACGTTCGTGTTTTTGGGCATTTGAAAAGCTTCCAAGGTGTTAGGCAACTTGTTGCTTTCTCTGTCAG GCCGGTTACCAATTTTGATGAGATCCCTTTTCACTTTATTGATAGCATATATTACCATCTTCGCTCCAAAATGAAG TTGGAAGGAATCACTTCTACAAATCCTTTATACGTCTCGTCTTTTAACACTCCTGTCAAAAATGCCCCAAATGGATCTCAGGCGCCACCATCAAATCCA GCATATGCACAATATAGCGTGGATGGACTTAAGGATTGCGATAAATTGATTATTGACTACCTGAAGCAGCATTCAGATAT CTCAGATGAATTTGGAAAACATGTCAATGAATTATCCCGAGAGCTCAAGCTTCCAATGGATAGGATCAT GTTGTCGCTAAAGACTCTTGTAGACGATGGTTTAGTATACTCCACCATTGATGACTACCATTACAAACAAGTTTGA